In Aspergillus nidulans FGSC A4 chromosome II, a single window of DNA contains:
- the msh3 gene encoding mismatch repair protein MSH3 (transcript_id=CADANIAT00004973), protein MPLPSSQPSASSSPNLKRKQPTISSFFTKKPQAPKQSTSNEGPAPIDNDSEITDKLAEDDEEDIVAPVPKRTKSNGSLTVNRPQSPKAKSVSRVEQESSQRTELSKFASSPAIETEGNEATELDGSAKVRQQEREKLHQRFVRKLGGPDCLVGIGRNCVGETTSIEEAAEGDEDDETPQPVQPKGKAGKKGGGKLTPMEKQVIEIKKKHMDTILLIEVGYKFRFFGEDARIAAKELSIVCIPGKFRYDEHPSEAHLDRFASASIPVQRLHVHVKRLVAAGHKVGVVRQLETAALKAAGDNRNAPFVRKLTNVYTKSTYIDDIESLEGSTAGASGASATGYILCITETNARGWGNDEKVHVGIVAVQPTTGDIVYDEFDDGFMRSEIETRLLHIAPCEMLIVGELSKATEKLVQHLSGSKMNVFGDKVRVERAPKAKTAAAESHSHVSSFYAEKMKSADAADDEVASNLLQKVLGLPDQVTICLSAMIKHMTEYGLEHVLQLTKYFQHFSSRSHMLLNGNTLTSLEIYQNQTDYSSKGSLFWTLDRTQTRFGQRMLRKWVGRPLLDRRQLEDRVNAVEELKDFRNVVMVERIKGLLGKIKHDLEKGLIRIYYGKMIAQEFADIESPADTGFSSPAISQAIMSLPTILKDVVFFLNKINMHAARNDDKYEFFREEEETEEISEHKLGIGAVEHELEEHRPVAGEALGKKMVTYVSVAGIDYLVEVENNSPAIKRVPASWMKISGTKKVSRFHTPEVVKMIRQRDQHREALAAACDKAFLALQAEIATNYQALRDCVQSLATLDCLVSLATLASQPGYVKPEYTEETCIHVEQGRHPMVEQLLLDSYVPNDINLDSSKTRALLVTGPNMGGKSSYVRQVALIAIMGQIGSYVPAQAAKLGMLDAVFTRMGAFDNMLAGESTFMVELSETADILKQATPRSLVILDELGRGTSTHDGVAIAQAVLDYMVRSIRSLTLFITHYQHLSAMVHSFPDGELRNVHMRFSESGTGADEDITFLYEIGEGVAHRSYGLNVARLANLPAPLLEMAKQKSAELEEKIRRRRLAGFVAAVGAVVQSNQADESVIERLVSSMEEL, encoded by the exons ATGCCTTTACCCTCATCCCAGCCGtccgcatcctcctctccaaaTCTAAAGCGGAAGCAACCCActatctccagcttcttcacgAAAAAACCACAGGCGCCAAAGCAATCCACTTCGAACGAAGGCCCTGCGCCGATCGACAACGATTCCGAAATTACAGACAAGTTAgcggaggacgatgaggaggatataGTTGCCCCTGTTCCGAAGCGGACAAAATCAAATGGGTCTCTTACCGTAAACCGGCCACAGAGTCCCAAGGCGAAGTCCGTATCGCGGGTGGAGCAGGAAAGCAGCCAACGGACCGAGCTCTCTAAATTCGCCAGTTCTCCTGCTATTGAGACGGAGGGAAATGAAGCGACCGAATTGGACGGGTCAGCGAAAGTCCGACagcaggagagggagaaactGCATCAAAGATTCGTCCGAAAACTCGGCGGGCCGGATTGTCTGGTGGGAATTGGTCGTAATTGCGTCGGCGAAACAACATCGATTGAGGAGGCTGCAGAGggggatgaagacgatgagacGCCGCAACCAGTACAACCAAAGGGGAAGGCAGGGAAGAAGGGTGGAGGTAAACTCACTCCGATGGAAAAGCAAGTCATTGAGATCAAGAAAAAGCACATGGACACAATCCTGCTTATCGAAGTCGGGTACAAGTTTCGATTCTTTGGTGAAGATGCAAGAATCGCTGCAAAGGAACTTAGCATTGTATGCATTCCTGGCAAGTTCCGATATGATGAAC ATCCTTCAGAAGCCCATCTTGATCGGTTCGCCTCGGCGAGCATACCTGTACAGCGACTTCATGTTCACGTAAAGCGTCTCGTCGCTGCCGGTCACAAGGTCGGCGTCGTTAGGCAATTGGAAACTGCTGCGCTGAAAGCAGCTGGAGATAACCGCAACGCACCGTTTGTTCGTAAATTGACGAATGTTTACACGAAAAGCACCTAtattgatgatatcgagagCCTTGAAGGGTCTACGGCTGGGGCATCTGGTGCATCGGCCACGGGATATATTCTTTGCATAACGGAGACGAACGCTCGGGGCTGGGGGAATGACGAAAAAGTACATGTGGGTATTGTTGCCGTGCAGCCGACTACCGGGGATATCGTTTACGATGAGTTCGATGATGGCTTCATGCGGAGCGAGATAGAAACAAGATTGCTCCATATCGCGCCCTGCGAAATGCTAATAGTCGGTGAGCTATCGAAAGCGACGGAGAAGCTTGTGCAGCATCTTTCCGGGAGCAAGATGAATGTATTCGGTGACAAGGTGCGGGTGGAGAGAGCACCCAAAGCGAAGACTGCAGCTGCCGAATCGCACAGCCATGTTTCGAGTTTCTACGCTGAAAAAATGAAATCTGCAGACGCTGCGGATGATGAGGTTGCGAGTAACCTGCTCCAGAAGGTGCTTGGCTTGCCGGACCAGGTCACGATATGCCTCTCTGCCATGATCAAACATATGACTGAGTATGGCCTGGAACACGTTTTACAGCTGACAAAATATTTCCAGCATTTTTCTTCACGCTCTCATATGCTTCTCAATGGAAACACCCTGACAAGCCTTGAGATATACCAAAACCAGACTGATTATTCGTCCAAAGGCAGTTTGTTTTGGACTCTAGATCGGACACAGACCCGATTTGGGCAAAGAATGCTTCGAAAATGGGTTGGACGACCGTTGTTGGATAGGCGTCAACTTGAGGATCGAGTCAATGCTGTAGAAGAGCTTAAGGACTTCCGAAATGTCGTAATGGTCGAACGAATCAAAGGTTTGCTTGGTAAAATCAAGCACGATCTAGAGAAAGGCCTGATCCGGATATACTATGGAAAG ATGATAGCACAGGAATTTGCCGATATCGAGTCACCAGCAGATACCGGGTTTTCCTCACCTGCCATCAGCCAAGCAATCATGTCTCTGCCTACAATTTTGAAAGATGTCGTGTTTTTCCTGAACAAAATAAACATGCACGCGGCTCGAAATGATGACAAGTACGAATTCttccgcgaagaagaagagacggAGGAAATTAGCGAGCACAAACTCGGAATTGGGGCCGTTGAGCATGAACTTGAGGAGCATCGTCCTGTAGCCGGAGAAGCTTTAGGGAAGAAAATGGTCACCTATGTCTCGGTTGCAGGCATCGACTATTTGGTGGAAGTCGAGAACAATTCGCCGGCCATCAAGCGAGTGCCGGCATCATGGATGAAAATAAGCGGCACAAAAAAGGTGTCAAGATTTCACACTCCGGAGGTTGTCAAGATGATTCGGCAGAGAGACCAACACAGAGAAGCGCTCGCCGCAGCCTGCGATAAGGCGTTTTTGGCCCTCCAGGCCGAGATAGCGACCAATTACCAGGCGCTACGTGACTGCGTTCAATCCCTGGCAACGCTAGACTGTCTGGTGTCATTGGCCACCTTAGCCAGCCAGCCGGGGTACGTGAAACCTGAATATACGGAAGAGACGTGCATCCATGTCGAGCAAGGGCGTCACCCGATGGTGGAGCAACTCCTTCTAGACAGCTATGTGCCCAATGACATCAACCTGGATAGCAGCAAGACGCGCGCTCTTCTTGTGACTGGCCCTAATATGGGTGGGAAGTCCAGCTACGTGCGCCAGGTGGCACTTATTGCAATAATGGGGCAGATTGGCTCATATGTCCCAGCACAGGCCGCAAAGCTTGGTATGCTGGACGCGGTGTTCACCCGGATGGGCGCATTCGACAATATGCTCGCAGGCGAGTCTACCTTCATGGTTGAGCTTTCCGAGACGGCAGATATACTGAAGCAAGCAACGCCCCGCTCTTTAGTAATACTAGACGAGCTGGGCCGAGGCACGTCTACCCATGATGGAGTCGCCATTGCACAGGCCGTTCTCGACTACATGGTGCGGTCTATCCGCAGtctcaccctcttcatcacaCATTACCAGCATCTTTCTGCCATGGTGCATTCGTTTCCTGATGGCGAGCTGCGAAATGTGCACATGCGATTCAGCGAGTCGGGGACTGGCGCGGACGAAGACATTACCTTTCTTTATGAGATTGGAGAAGGTGTCGCGCATCGTAGCTATGGGCTTAATGTTGCGCGGCTGGCAAACTTGCCTGCGCCACTTTTGGAGATGGCCAAGCAGAAGAGTgccgagctggaggagaaaaTTCGTCGCCGAAGACTTGCTGGTTTTGTTGCTGCGGTTGGAGCGGTAGTGCAGTCGAATCAGGCCGATGAGAGTGTAATCGAGCGGCTGGTTAGCAGTATGGAGGAGCTGTAA
- a CDS encoding ATP phosphoribosyltransferase (transcript_id=CADANIAT00004974) codes for MDLVNSLEGRLLFAVPKKGRLQQSTLDLLSGCDIQFRRENRLDIALVKNLPIALIFLPAADIPTFVGEGRVDLGITGRDQVAEHDAQLGLPEGEVSGVQEILDLGFGGCKLQVQVPEKGDVQKVEQLIGKNVVTSFTALSEQFFSRLEKEHGPAEKKTNIKYVGGSVEAACALGVADGIVDLVESGETMRAAGLKAIDTVVESTAVLVKNRNTQNPLVDLITSRIRGVITAKKFVLCQYNIPRDSLSTASSITPGKRAPTVTALEEDGWVAVSSMVEKKQIATVMDELTKVGATDILVLSIANSRTD; via the exons ATGGATCTTGTTAACAG CCTGGAAGGAAGACTCCTCTTCGCAGTCCCTAAGA AAGGACGTCTTCAACAATCGACCCTCGACCTCCTTTCCGGCTGCGACATCCAATTCCGCCGTGAAAACCGCCTCGACATCGCCTTGGTCAAGAACCTGCCTATcgccctcatcttcctccccgcCGCTGACATCCCGACGTTTGTTGGAGAGGGCCGCGTCGATCTCGGTATCACCGGCCGCGATCAGGTCGCCGAGCACGATGCCCAGCTCGGCCTCCCAGAGGGCGAAGTTTCTGGTGTGCAAGAAATCCTTGATCTAGGGTTTGGCGGGTGCAAACTGCAGGTCCAGGTTCCGGAGAAGGGAGACGTCCAGAAAGTCGAGCAGCTGATTGGGAAAAACGTTGTGACAAGCTTCACTGCGCTGAGCGAGCAATTCTTTTCCcgcttggagaaggagcatggccctgcggagaagaagacgaacatCAAGTATGTGGGGGGCAGTGTGGAAGCTGCTTGTGCGCTCGGCGTTGCCGATGGGATTGTCGACCTTGTTG AATCCGGCGAGACAATGCGCGCCGCTGGGCTAAAGGCTATCGACACCGTCGTCGAGAGCACCGCTGTGCTCGTCAAGAACCGTAACACCCAGAACCCGCTTGTTGACTTGATCACTTCTCGTATCCGCGGTGTCATTA CCGCCAAGAAATTCGTCCTCTGCCAGTACAATATCCCCCGCGACAGCCTCTCGACCGCCAGCAGTATCACACCGGGCAAGCGCGCACCAACTGTAacggcgctggaggaggacgGCTGGGTGGCCGTTAGCTCTATGGTCGAGAAAAAGCAGATTGCGACAGTGATGGATGAGTTGACCAAGGTTGGCGCGACGGATATCTTGGTTTTGAGCATCGCCAACTCGCGGACGGATTAG
- a CDS encoding uncharacterized protein (transcript_id=CADANIAT00004975), protein MYSGNSLFSHLLHRCGLNYSNCAFSLTNNSLAFMMRRFERIYDVVEPVEEYRLGGYHPVHLHDVFHQRYEVIGKLAYGQHSTVWLAKDQQPGLQQVVLKILKAEASENNRELSILLTLSDSGMGHPGKRHVIELLDYFYHTGPNGTHLCLIFPVMISDGEGMTICGNTHEAGYIRAISRQILLGLNFLHQLDIVHCELQPANILFSISGTTNMEELVQPPEFSPVKWLEGVTEDDSAPKYLVPTQRRRGQLDSRHFSTIEVRIGDLGGAQYINHRNQQPVTPLALRAPELIRRHTEDTAIDDTIDIWTLGCLLFELATNEPLFPLDTFGLARDVIDNNHCSLIDQRLDSNSLRNEKFRGHLRDRLPDNFGAENVEALASFLLLMLRMDPRERLPARDLLQTQFISEGIQH, encoded by the exons ATGTACTCAGGGAactctctcttttcccacTTACTACATCGTTGTGGGTTAAACTACAGCAATTGCGCTTTCTCTCTCACTAATAATTCACTGGCATTCATGATGCGCCGCTTCGAAAGAATCTACGACGTGGTAGAGCCCGTTGAGGAGTATCGTCTTGGTGGTTACCATCCAGTGCACCTTCATGACGTGTTTCATCAAAGATACGAGGTCATTGGGAAGCTAGCTTACGGCCAACATTCAACCGTATGGCTAGCAAAGGACCAACAGCC CGGCCTGCAACAGGTCGTCTTGAAAATATTGAAAGCAGAAGCGTCCGAAAACAATAGAGAGCTTTCTATCCTTCTAACCCTGTCAGATTCTGGCATGGGCCACCCTGGAAAGAGACATGTGATTGAACTACTCGATTATTTTTACCATACAGGACCGAATGGAACTCACTTGTGCCTTATCTTCCCGGTGATGATATCCGATGGGGAGGGAATGACAATCTGTGGGAATACGCACGAAGCAGGCTATATTCGAGCCATTTCCCGTCAAATTCTCTTGGGCCTCAACTTTCTTCATCAGTTGGACATCGTCCATTGTG AACTTCAACCAGCAAACATTCTTTTTTCAATTTCCGGAACTACGAACATGGAGGAATTAGTACAGCCTCCCGAATTCAGTCCCGTCAAGTGGTTAGAAGGAGTCACTGAAGATGACAGCGCCCCCAAATATTTAGTCCCTACGCAAAGGCGCCGGGGCCAGTTGGATAGTAGGCATTTCTCAACAATCGAGGTTAGGATCGGGGATTTGGGCGGAG CTCAATATATCAACCACCGTAACCAGCAACCAGTCACACCTCTGGCGTTGCGTGCACCTGAGCTGATACGACGACATACCGAAGACACAGCCATAGACGATACTATAGACATCTGGACCTTAGGTTGTTTA CTATTTGAGTTGGCAACGAATGAGCCACTGTTCCCCCTCGATACGTTCGGCCTCGCACGCGATGTTATAGACAACAACCACTGTTCTCTTATCGATCAGAGGCTTGATTCGAACAGCTTAAGGAATGAGAAATTCAGAGGACATCTGAGAGATAGATTACCGGATAACTTTGGTGCTGAGAATGTGGAGGCCCTGGCATCATTCCTTTTACTTATGTTACGAATGGACCCTCGCGAGCGACTGCCGGCGAGAGATCTACTTCAGACACAGTTCATATCAGAGGGTATCCAGCATTGA
- a CDS encoding Rab geranylgeranyltransferase BET2 (transcript_id=CADANIAT00004976), whose product MSLASGPGRAAGTSVDLKLCVEKHIDYIKKLDSRKDELEYWLTEHLRLNGVYWGLTALHLLGCPDGLPRDNAVDFVLSCQQENGGFGAAPGHDAHLLYTVSAVQILVTLDAVDELEKRGLGGKLKVGSFIAGLQDKETGSFMGDEWGELDTRFLYGALNALSLLGLLDLVDVAKAVSYVQRCENLDGGYGVTPGAESHAGQVFTCVGALAIAGRLDLVDKDRLGGWLSERQLDHGGLNGRPEKLADACYSWWVGASLAMIGKLNWIDGSKLAAYILRCQDPEAGGFADRPGNAVDVFHTHFAIAGLSLLGYEGVEEVDPVYCMPKSITSKILSA is encoded by the exons ATGTCTTTGGCTTCGGGTCCTGGCAGGGCCGCTGGGACATCTGTCGATCTGAAGCTATGCGTCGAGAAACATATTGACTATATCAAGAAACTGGATAGC CGAAAAGATGAGCTGGAATACTGGCTCACAGAGCACCTGCGACTTAATGGAGTCTACTGGGGCTTGACGGCTTTGCATCTCCTTGGATGTCCTGATGGCTTGCCGCGCGACAATGCTGTCGACTTTGTCCTCTCGTGCCAGCAAGAGAATGGTGGCTTCGGCGCTGCACCGGGCCATGATGCGCATCTTCTGTATACAGTCTCTGCGGTGCAGATTCTGGTGACTTTGGATGCTGTTGACGAGTTGGAGAAGCGCGGATTGGGCGGCAAGCTGAAAGTCGGTTCCT TCATCGCAGGGCTGCAGGACAAGGAGACTGGCTCTTTCATGGGCGACGAGTGGGGCGAGTTGGATACAAGGTTTCTTTATGGGGCGCTCAACGCCTTGTCTCTCCTGGGACTATTAGACTTGGTAGATGTCGCCAAGGCTGTCTCGTATGTCCAGCGATGCGAGAATCTTGATGGAGGGTACGGAGTCACCCCCGGTGCGGAATCGCACGCCGGTCAAGTCTTTACCTGCGTAGGAGCACTGGCCATCGCTGGGCGGTTGGACCTAGTCGACAAAGACCGGCTGGGAGGTTGGCTTAGCGAGCGACAGCTCGACCATGGCGGACTCAATGGACGGCCGGAGAAACTCGCAGATGCTTGTTACAGCTGGTGGGTTGGGGCGAGCTTGGCCATGATTGGCAAGCTCAACTGGATTGACGGGTCCAAGCTCGCTGCCTATATTTTGCGCTGTCAG GATCCAGAGGCTGGTGGCTTTGCTGATCGTCCTGGCAATGCCGTTGACGTCTTTCATACGCATTTCGCGATTGCCGGCTTGAGCCTTCTGGGGTAcgagggcgttgaggaaGTAGACCCTGTCTA TTGTATGCCTAAATCAATTACAAGCAAGATTTTGTCTGCGTAG
- a CDS encoding putative Rho GTPase activator (Bem2) (transcript_id=CADANIAT00004977), with the protein MPSRHSIIPNLDLSPSTLQAGAKNSPLSPGAQSSDGLSPLTPHSPKSSSSSQFFRGATIRPVTQDSNQTSDSPAFPTSPGAATEPPTPGFTAIPQYPPSPRESPKHSRDPSRSFFASLKAPKYSHHAQRSDSSENYAEKPKSRGSSRDRRTKITSKLYESSPDLPATIAQQEKDGNPSDEKTSQTQATELKKVGTELEGFNTLKKTKPRFANLLSRSRSIRLDDSAMGRAPNRRPSTSLLKLEENCKPDTQESAKLRQERGVKGTANGTIRTPAAERPTEFGNSSTVRKGTLVPSASLSQVSGASAAIFNNLKQSSSGAADRLGKAGKGFFGKITRSGSTNERELVADDNYVCSVINLPLIEQARRTRIAKRLEDCRDKTEFWMPALPYRCIDYLNFKGCEEEGLYRVPGSGKEVKHWQRRFDTDLYDINTIGSLFKAWLRELPDELFPKETQAMIAEKCEGATTAPQMLKDELSKLPPYHYYLLFAITCHLNLLHSYVDQNKMDYRNLCICFQPCMKIDAFCFQFLVCDWKNCWQGCWTEKEWLQREKEMDEKEKAPEEKEVQAFIADERAVSSGSSQSSTYEAPSRPETPKNHKKKPRKIDTSHTRSISQLPELGPPLSPIQI; encoded by the exons ATGCCTTCGAGACACTCAATCATTCCGAATTTGGATCTGAGTCCATCCACCTTGCAGGCGGGTGCGAAGAACTCACCACTATCACCTGGTGCCCAGAGCTCCGATGGTCTCAGCCCCTTGACGCCGCACTCTCCCAAGTCTTCCTCCAGTTCACAGTTCTTCAGAGGGGCCACAATACGACCCGTCACGCAAGACTCAAACCAGACCTCCGATAGCCCTGCCTTCCCTACCTCCCCGGGTGCGGCCACGGAACCACCAACCCCAGGCTTCACGGCTATACCACAGTACCCGCCATCACCTAGAGAGTCCCCCAAGCACTCTCGCGACCCCTCGCGGTCTTTCTTCGCCAGTCTTAAGGCACCAAAATACTCGCATCATGCACAGAGGTCGGACAGTTCGGAGAATTATGCAGAGAAACCGAAAAGCCGTGGCAGCTCCAGGGATCGCAGGACAAAGATAACGTCGAAGCTTTACGAATCGTCTCCCGATCTCCCGGCAACGATCGCCCAACAAGAAAAAG ACGGCAACCCTTCCGACGAAAAGACTTCTCAGACTCAGGCGACAGAGCTCAAAAAGGTGGGTACGGAGTTGGAAGGGTTCAACACGCTtaagaagacgaagccgCGTTTCGCCAATCTTCTATCGCGCTCCCGGTCGATCAGGTTGGACGACTCTGCCATGGGCCGAGCACCGAATAGGCGTCCGTCCACCAGCCTTCTGAAACTCGAAGAAAATTGCAAGCCAGATACGCAAGAATCCGCGAAACTCCGTCAGGAGCGTGGTGTGAAAGGCACCGCAAACGGTACAATCCGGACTCCCGCTGCCGAACGGCCTACGGAATTTGGCAACAGCTCGACGGTACGGAAGGGGACACTGGTACCGTCGGCATCACTGAGCCAAGTGTCAGGTGCTTCAGCTGCCATATTTAACAATCTTAAGCAATCTTCCAGCGGAGCAGCGGATCGATTAGGAAAGGCTGGAAAAGGGTTCTTTGGTAAGATCACGAGAAGTGGAAGTACGAATGAGCGTGAGCTAGTGGCAGATGATAATTACGTTTGCTCTGTGATAAATCTGCCGCTGATCGAGCAAGCACGCCGGACACGCATTGCCAAGCGACTCGAAGACTGCAGGGATAAGACTGAGTTCTGGATGCCTGCCCTGCCGTACCGTTGCATAGA TTACCTCAATTTCAAGGGTTGCGAGGAGGAAGGCCTCTATCGTGTGCCGGGGAGTGGCAAAGAAGTGAAGCACTGGCAGAGACGCTTTGATACAG ATTTGTATGACATCAACACCATTGGCTCGCTCTTCAAAGCCTGGCTTCGTGAATTACCCGATGAACTATTCCCGAAAGAGACTCAAGCCATGATCGCTGAAAAATGCGAGGGTGCTACCACCGCTCCGCAAATGCTCAAGGATGAACTCTCCAAATTGCCCCCTTATCATTACTACCTTCTCTTCGCTATAACCTGCCACCTCAACCTTCTCCACTCATACGTCGACCAAAACAAAATGGATTACCGCAACCTTTGCATTTGCTTCCAACCCTGCATGAAAATAGATGCATTCTGTTTTCAATTTCTGGTATGCGACTGGAAGAATTGCTGGCAAGGTTGCTGGACAGAGAAAGAGTGGCTTCAGCGCGAAAAGGAAAtggatgagaaagaaaaagcacctgaagagaaggaagtgCAAGCGTTCATTGCCGATGAGAGAGCAGTGTCTTCGGGTAGCAGCCAAAGCAGCACTTATGAAGCCCCTTCTCGTCCAGAGACGCCAAAAAACCATAAGAAGAAGCCCCGAAAAATTGACACCTCACATACAAGGAGCATATCTCAGCTCCCTGAGCTCGGGCCCCCTCTTTCTCCGATTCAAATATAG
- a CDS encoding ribosome biogenesis protein rrs1 (transcript_id=CADANIAT00004978), translated as MANSETEAKSTIKPKPERLPITVSKPTPYTFDLGHLLANDPNPLELPKSEPLNASLKATARDGVQSLLNQLLTTCPITSSQQGVLLTLPAPSTILPRHKPLPTPKPPTKWELFARKKGIGKYSNKPGAALADKERRKKLVYDEESGEWVPRWGYKGKNKDDDQWLVEVKEKDWKKEEEAAAKGSSIRGMSRAERKERIRRNERKMRANERNSRKSGGK; from the exons ATGGCAAACTCAGAGACAGAGGCCAAGTCGACCATCAAACCCAAGCCCGAGAGACT CCCTATCACTGTCTCGAAGCCTACACCATACACGTTCGACCTCGGCCACCTTCTTGCTAACGATCCGAATCCTCTCGAGCTCCCAAAATCAGAGCCTCTTAATGCATCACTAAAAGCCACCGCCCGTGACGGCGTACAAAGCCTCCTCAACCAGCTCCTAACTACCTGCCCCATCACCTCCTCGCAACAGGGCGTCCTCCTTACTCTCCCTGCCCCCTCGACGATTCTTCCACGACACAAGCCTCTTCCGACACCCAAGCCTCCCACCAAGTGGGAGCTGTTCGCTCGCAAGAAGGGCATTGGCAAGTACAGTAACAAGCCCGGGGCTGCTCTGGCGGATAAGGAGCGTCGCAAGAAGCTGGTTTATGATGAGGAGTCGGGCGAGTGGGTACCAAGATGGGGATACAAGGGGAAGAATAAGGATGATGATCAGTGGCTGGTTGAGGTAAAGGAGAAggattggaagaaggaggaggaggccgcGGCAAAGGGCAGCTCGATTCGTGGTATGTCGCGTGCTGAGCGCAAGGAAAGGATACGCCGCAAtgagagaaagatgagggCGAATGAGCGGAATTCCCGGAAGTCCGGAGGGAAATAA